A genomic region of Bactrocera dorsalis isolate Fly_Bdor chromosome 3, ASM2337382v1, whole genome shotgun sequence contains the following coding sequences:
- the LOC125777052 gene encoding uncharacterized protein LOC125777052 isoform X2 produces MSDSLTRCIILIALSIQAFVPNVYAIKYTFTKMECEALDQELLQFEDCGVNADHEAHMRLKVLKPPLDNISVRVVLMKHTSGEYRSFFLNTEYDVCRFLKSQRNPLVQYLFQFLKPYTSLNHKCPFPETSMYLNNFRVNASILRPMKIVLDGNYSFFSTWMTHKVNRMKIDLYFTWEA; encoded by the exons ATGAGCGACTCTTTGACCCGGTGCATAATTTTAATAGCTTTGTCAATTCAAGCCTTTGTGCCGAACGTTTACGCAATCAAATACACATTCACCAAAATGGAGTGTGAGGCGCTCGACCAAGAATTACTACAATTCGAAGATTGCGGGGTGAACGCAGATCATGAAGCTCATATGCGTTTGAAGGTGCTCAAACCGCCACTGGACAATATATCT GTACGAGTTGTGCTTATGAAGCATACAAGCGGTGAATATAGGAGCTTCTTTTTGAATACGGAATATGACGTGTGCCGGTTCCTGAAGTCACAACGCAATCCATTGGTGCAGTATTTGTTTCAATTTCTGAAACCCTACACCAGTTTAAATCACAAATGTCCCTTTCCAGAG acATCCATGTACCTAAACAACTTTCGGGTAAATGCCAGCATTTTGCGTCCAATGAAGATCGTACTCGATGGAAACTATTCCTTCTTCAGCACTTGGATGACTCATAAAGTGAATCGGATGAAAATTGATTTGTATTTTACATGGGAAGCTTGA
- the LOC125777052 gene encoding uncharacterized protein LOC125777052 isoform X1 produces MSDSLTRCIILIALSIQAFVPNVYAIKYTFTKMECEALDQELLQFEDCGVNADHEAHMRLKVLKPPLDNISVGTSHRFSKYSGYIEVFFFSPKVRVVLMKHTSGEYRSFFLNTEYDVCRFLKSQRNPLVQYLFQFLKPYTSLNHKCPFPETSMYLNNFRVNASILRPMKIVLDGNYSFFSTWMTHKVNRMKIDLYFTWEA; encoded by the exons ATGAGCGACTCTTTGACCCGGTGCATAATTTTAATAGCTTTGTCAATTCAAGCCTTTGTGCCGAACGTTTACGCAATCAAATACACATTCACCAAAATGGAGTGTGAGGCGCTCGACCAAGAATTACTACAATTCGAAGATTGCGGGGTGAACGCAGATCATGAAGCTCATATGCGTTTGAAGGTGCTCAAACCGCCACTGGACAATATATCTGTAGGTACTTCACATCGCTTCTCCAAATATAGTGGCTATAtagaagtattttttttctCCCCAAAGGTACGAGTTGTGCTTATGAAGCATACAAGCGGTGAATATAGGAGCTTCTTTTTGAATACGGAATATGACGTGTGCCGGTTCCTGAAGTCACAACGCAATCCATTGGTGCAGTATTTGTTTCAATTTCTGAAACCCTACACCAGTTTAAATCACAAATGTCCCTTTCCAGAG acATCCATGTACCTAAACAACTTTCGGGTAAATGCCAGCATTTTGCGTCCAATGAAGATCGTACTCGATGGAAACTATTCCTTCTTCAGCACTTGGATGACTCATAAAGTGAATCGGATGAAAATTGATTTGTATTTTACATGGGAAGCTTGA